The following are encoded together in the Vicugna pacos chromosome 26, VicPac4, whole genome shotgun sequence genome:
- the FBXO25 gene encoding F-box only protein 25 isoform X5, with protein sequence MAGKDVNPGVRNLKGRITSVTSVTACFYREKWIYVHKESTRERHGYCTLGEAFNRLDFSSAIQDTRRFNYVVRLLQLIAKSQLTSLSGVAQKNYFHILDKIVQKVLSDHQNPRLIKDLLQDLSSTLCILIRGVGKSVLVGNINIWICRLETVLSWQQQLQNLQMAKHVSGGLTLSDLPVHMLNNILYRLSDGWDIVTLGQVTPTLAVLSEDRRLWKKLCQYHFAEKQFCRHLILSEKGHIEWKLMYFALQKYYPTKEQYGDTLHFCRHCSILFWKDRRLALLLEDSGHPCTAADPDSCFTPVSPQHFIDLFKF encoded by the exons GTTTTTATCGTGAAAAATGGATCTATGTCCATAAAGAAAGCACAAGAGAA AGACACGGCTATTGCACCTTGGGGGAAGCCTTTAACCGCTTAGACTTCTCCAGTGCGATCCAGGACACCCGAAGGTTCAATTACGTGGTCAGA CTGCTGCAGCTGATCGCCAAGTCCCAGCTGACCTCGCTGAGTGGTGTGGCCCAGAAAAATTACTTCCACATTCTGGACAAAATCGTTCAGAAGG TTCTCAGTGACCACCAAAACCCTCGCCTAATCAAAGACCTCCTCCAAGACCTAAGTTCTACCCTTTGCATTCTGATCAGAGGAGTGGGGAAGTCTGTTCTGGTGGGAAATATCAACATTTGGATTTGCCGACTAGAAACTGTTCTCAGCTGGCAGCAGCAGCTACAGAATCTTCAGATGGCTAAG CATGTGAGTGGCGGCCTGACACTCAGCGACCTCCCGGTGCACATGCTCAACAACATCCTGTACAGGCTCTCGGATGGCTGGGACATCGTCACTCTGGGGCAGGTGACCCCAACACTGGCCGTTCTCAGTGAGGACCGGCGGCTGTGGAAGAAGCTCTGCCAATACCACTTCGCCGAGAAGCAG TTTTGTAGACATTTGATCCTTTCAGAAAAAGGTCACATCGAATGGAAGTTGATGTATTTTGCACTTCAGAAATACTACCCAACTAAGGAGCAGTACGGAGACACATTACATTTTTGTCGGCACTGCAGCATTCTCTTTTGGAAG GACCGCCGCCTCGCTTTATTACTCGAG GACTCGGGGCACCCCTGCACGGCCGCCGACCCTGACAGCTGCTTCACACCCGTGTCCCCGCAGCACTTCATTGACCTCTTCAAGTTTTAA